The region CTTTTCGCCCCGCGCGGCGGCGTGGACAATTTCGGCGCAGCCGATCGATGCGAGGTCGCCGTCACCCTGGTAAGTGAATACGACATTATCGGGATGAACGCGCTTAACGCCCGTAGCTACCGCCGGCGCCCGGCCGTGAGCCGCCTCCTGGCAATCAAAATTGAAGTAATCGTAAGCGAGAACCGAACAGCCTACAGGCACTACGCCGACAGTGCGGTCGCGGACCTTCAGCTCGTCGATAACCTCGGCCACCAGCCGATGGATAATGCCGTGGTGACAGCCGGGGCAATAATGGAACGAGACGTCCCGCAAAGACTCCGGCCTGGCAAATGCTATCTCCGCCATTTATTTGTCCTCCTCGCCCAGCATAATCTTTTTCACAATGCCGAACACCTCTTTCGGGCTGCAGATCATGCCGCCCGTCCGGCCATAGTAATAGACCGGTTTGGCTCCGGTGACCGACAGGCGCACGTCCTCGACCATCTGGCCGGCGCTCAGTTCGACCGCCAGGAACCCTCTGGCCGTCTTGGCGAGTCGACCCAGTTCCTCGTACGGGAACGGCCAAGCGGTGATCGGCCGGAACAGGCCGACTTTAAGACCAACGGCACGGGCCATATCCACCGCCGACTGGGCGACGCGGGAGGTGATGCCGTACGCCACCAGCACCAGTTCGGCGTCCTCGGTGCGGTACTCTTCCGAGCGGCGTTCATTATCCTTGATGGTCTTATATTTCATCTGCAAGTGATAATTATGCTTCTCAAGATCCGGCGCCTGGATATGGAGCGAGTTGATTACATTCGGCTCCTTGCGGCCTTTAAGACCGGTCGACGCCCACGGCTTGGCCGGAGCTTCAGCCGCCTTGTCCGGGAAGGCCACCGGCTCCATCATCTGGCCGAGCGCACCGTCGCCCAGGATCATGACCGGGTTACGATACTTATCAGCCAACTCGAACGCCAGCACGGTGCAGTCAACCAACTCCTGCAC is a window of Selenomonadales bacterium 4137-cl DNA encoding:
- a CDS encoding 3-methyl-2-oxobutanoate dehydrogenase subunit VorB, yielding MAEKILMKGNEAIGEAAVVAGCRHYFGYPITPQSELIEYMAKRLPQVNGVFLQAESEVAAINMVYGAAGAGARVMTSSSSPGISLKQEGISYIAGAELPCVIVNMARGGPGLGSIQPGQCDYFQATKGGGHGDYRNIVLVPNSVQELVDCTVLAFELADKYRNPVMILGDGALGQMMEPVAFPDKAAEAPAKPWASTGLKGRKEPNVINSLHIQAPDLEKHNYHLQMKYKTIKDNERRSEEYRTEDAELVLVAYGITSRVAQSAVDMARAVGLKVGLFRPITAWPFPYEELGRLAKTARGFLAVELSAGQMVEDVRLSVTGAKPVYYYGRTGGMICSPKEVFGIVKKIMLGEEDK